GCGGTTCAAGCTCGATGTCTATGCGCCCGAGCAGCGGGGCGAGCCGGCGCCGGTGGTGTTCTTCATCTATGGCGGCGGCTGGAAGAATGGGGCGCGCGAGGATTACCAGTTCGTCGGGCGTGCGCTGGCATCGCGCGGCTTTATCGTGGTGATCCCGGATTACCGGCTCTACCCTGAAGTGCAGTTCCCCGATTTCCTCTATGACAACGCCTCGGCGATGCGCTGGGTGCAGGACAATATCAAGAAGTATGGCGGCGACCCCAAGCGCGTGTTCATGGCCGGGCACTCGGCCGGCGCCTATAACGCGGTGATGCTGGCGCTCGACCCGACCTATTTCAGGGAATACGGGGTGACGCTGCCGATCCGGGGCGTGGCGGCTTTGTCCGGGCCCTATAATTTCTACCCGTTCGAATATGACGAGGTGCGCAACACGTTCGGGCAGGCGCCGGTGCCCGAGGGGACGCAGCCGGTCAACCTGGTGACGGCGGACGCTCCGCCCATGCTGCTGACGAGCGGGACGACGGACCCGATCGTGCGGGTGCAGAATACGGAGGACCTGGCGGCGCGGCTGCGCTCGCAGGGCGTGTGGGTGACGACCAAGTATTACGATGGGTTCGGGCATATGGAGCCGGTGATCGCCATCGGGGCGATGTGGCGTTGGCGCATGCCCATCCTCGATGACATGGTCGACTTCTTTACCCAGTTCGGGGCCTTCCCCAGCGGGGTGCCGCGTGTGGCGGTGACGCTGGCGCCGCCCGAAGGCGTGCTGCCGAGCGGGGAGCCGATGGAGCCCATGCATGCCATCGTCGACCAGCTCGACAAGCAGTTCAGTCCGATCAGCAGGCAGTAGTTCATCGGCCGGGGAATCGCCTAAGCTCGGCTCATGAGCGAGCATCTGCGACTGGCGGGAACGGGTTTTGCGGCACAGCGACAAGCGCTGGAGGCGATCATTCGGGCCGAGCCATCGTTGATGGCGGTGCTGGACGGCATGCGCGAAATGGAGCTGCCCGATGGCTGGGTGGTTTCGGGCGCGATCTACAACAATGTGTGGAACGCGCTGACGGGCCGGCCGATGATGACCGGCGTCAAGGATATCGATCTCTTCTATTTCGATGCGTCCGACCTCAGCTATGAGGCGGAAGACCGGGTGATCCGGGAGGGCGCGCGGCGGTTCGCGGGGATGGCGGTGCCGGTCGAGATCCGCAACCAGGCGCGGGTGCACCTCTGGTACGAGACGCATTTCGGGCGGCCCTATACGCCGCTGACGTCATCTTGCGAGGCCATCGACCGGTTCGCGTGCCTGACCCATGCGGTCGGGGCGCGGCTCAGCGCGGACGATGCGCTCGAGATCTATGCACCCTACGGGCTGGACGACATGTTCTCGTTCCGGCTGGTGCCCAACCGGAAACTCGACAATCGGGAAACGCACGAGACCAAGGGCGCTCGCGCGGTGACGATCTGGCCGGAAGTTACCGTCGTGCCCTGGTAGGCGGGTGGCCTAGGTCCGTACTCAATTGCACCGGTAGGTGAGGTTGCGATGGCCGCCCCACCCACCAGGCTTCCCCGGACTTTGATCCGGGGCCCATTGCCACCCTCCACTCGAGTGGAGATATCCGTGGCCCCGGCTCTGCGGCCGGGGAAGTTCAGTGGTTGTGGCGCGCGGCAGACGGACAGCGCTTCCGTTGGAATCTGTCGGAGGGCGAGATAAGCGCTCTGGGGGCGCCGGGACTTATCGAGTACGGACCCTAGAGGATCGGCTCGATGACGATCGAGGGCGCCGAGCGGTCGGCGGGGCCGTGATAGACGGCTTCGATATTGTTGCCGTCGGGGTCGAGGACGAAGGCGCCGTAATAGCCGGGATGGTAGTGGCGCTCGCCGGGCTTGCCGTTGTCGGTGCCGCCTGCGGCGATCGCCGCGGCGTAGAAGGCGTCGACCGTGGCGCGGTCCCTGGCCTGGAAGGCCAGGTGAACATGGGTCGGCGGCGCGTCGTCGCCGGCCACGCTCACGAACAGCTCATCGAGCTGGAACCAGCCATCCCCGGTATTGGCAATGGCGATGCCGAGGGGCTGCAAGGCACCGGCGTAAAAGGCCTTGGTCTTTTCCAGATCCCTGGCCCGCAGGTGCACGTGGTCGATCAGCCGTCCGAAATGGAGCTGCATTGCCTTACTCGGCTTCGTTGGCGGGGCCGGCATTGAGCTGGCCGTAGCGCTCGACGCCGATGGTGTTGAGCAGCTGGAGCTGGGTTTCGAGGAAATCGATGTGGCCTTCCTCGTCCTTGAGGAGCTCGTCGAACAGCTCCTTGGAGACATAGTCGCCCAGGTCCGCGCAGAGCTCGCGCGACTTCTTGTAGGCGGTGCGGGCGTCGTATTCGCCGGCAAGGTCAGCCTCGAGGACTTCCTTGATGTTCTGGCCGATGCGGAGCGGAGCTACACGCTGCAGGTTCGGATGGCCTTCGAGGAAAATGATGCGCTCGATCAGGCGATCGGCGTGGTGCATCTCTTCGATGGATTCGGCGCGCTC
The sequence above is a segment of the Paradevosia shaoguanensis genome. Coding sequences within it:
- a CDS encoding alpha/beta hydrolase, yielding MPAALRSFLVFIVTLGFAAAFSGGAQALSLMDPFNVPAAMDGGTAKVGDGIPFADGARFKLDVYAPEQRGEPAPVVFFIYGGGWKNGAREDYQFVGRALASRGFIVVIPDYRLYPEVQFPDFLYDNASAMRWVQDNIKKYGGDPKRVFMAGHSAGAYNAVMLALDPTYFREYGVTLPIRGVAALSGPYNFYPFEYDEVRNTFGQAPVPEGTQPVNLVTADAPPMLLTSGTTDPIVRVQNTEDLAARLRSQGVWVTTKYYDGFGHMEPVIAIGAMWRWRMPILDDMVDFFTQFGAFPSGVPRVAVTLAPPEGVLPSGEPMEPMHAIVDQLDKQFSPISRQ
- a CDS encoding nucleotidyltransferase family protein; translated protein: MSEHLRLAGTGFAAQRQALEAIIRAEPSLMAVLDGMREMELPDGWVVSGAIYNNVWNALTGRPMMTGVKDIDLFYFDASDLSYEAEDRVIREGARRFAGMAVPVEIRNQARVHLWYETHFGRPYTPLTSSCEAIDRFACLTHAVGARLSADDALEIYAPYGLDDMFSFRLVPNRKLDNRETHETKGARAVTIWPEVTVVPW
- a CDS encoding VOC family protein, producing the protein MQLHFGRLIDHVHLRARDLEKTKAFYAGALQPLGIAIANTGDGWFQLDELFVSVAGDDAPPTHVHLAFQARDRATVDAFYAAAIAAGGTDNGKPGERHYHPGYYGAFVLDPDGNNIEAVYHGPADRSAPSIVIEPIL
- the bfr gene encoding bacterioferritin, which translates into the protein MKGEAQVIERLNEALFLELGAVNQYWVHYRLLSDWGFQKLAAKERAESIEEMHHADRLIERIIFLEGHPNLQRVAPLRIGQNIKEVLEADLAGEYDARTAYKKSRELCADLGDYVSKELFDELLKDEEGHIDFLETQLQLLNTIGVERYGQLNAGPANEAE